Proteins from one Salmo salar chromosome ssa07, Ssal_v3.1, whole genome shotgun sequence genomic window:
- the LOC106609021 gene encoding calcium-binding protein 2, with amino-acid sequence MSKTPSTTSAASVTSATSAASTDSKGGKSRKTSSSGSESAPKKVSKKEQKRKDMEKIHTTLLSSVFGAERELAQAELDELDFAFKEFDYDCDGYLNYKDVAECMRTMGYMPTEMELLEIVQQIKMRMGGLMDFDDFCELMGPRIMGETADMLGLKELRSAFSQFDQDCDGKISQDEMKEAVKSLLGEKLKKGELEEILKEIDINGDGSIDFDEFVMILSIR; translated from the exons ATGTCTAAGACCCCGTCCACCACGTCTGCAGCCTCTGTAACCTCTGCAACGTCTGCAGCCTCTACAGACAG CAAAGGTGGCAAATCCCGGAAGACTTCGTCCTCGGGTTCGGAGTCGGCTCCTAAGAAGGTGTCTAAGAAAGAGCAGAAGAGGAAAGACATGGAGAAGATACACACCACCCTGCTCAGCAGCGTGTTTGGAGCG GAGAGGGAGTTGGCCCAAGCAGAGTTGGATG AGCTGGACTTTGCCTTCAAGGAGTTTGACTACGACTGTGACGGCTACCTGAACTACAAGGACGTAGCTGAGTGCATGAGGACCATGGGCTACATGCCCACTGAGATGGAGCTGCTGGAGATAGTGCAACAGATCAAGATGAGGA TGGGCGGTCTGATGGACTTTGACGATTTCTGTGAGCTGATGGGTCCCAGGATAATGGGAGAGACAGCAGACATGCTGGGGCTGAAAGAGCTCAGGTCCGCCTTCTCACAG tttGACCAGGACTGTGATGGGAAGATCAGCCAGGATGAGATGAAGGAGGCGGTGAAGAGTCTACTGGGGGAGAAACTGAAGAAAGGAGAGCTGGAAGAGATACTCAAAGAGATAGACATCAACGGAGACGGAAGCATCGACTTTGATG AGTTCGTCATGATTTTGTCCATTCGGTAA
- the LOC106608904 gene encoding uncharacterized protein → MTSKLFQSPILHQEMDLPSVYFDEVFSIQEHDQQSGRAKWRYSIPDDPEANLGGTSRVPDHLQAGFLYRVSVHQDLTEGTDDQGFQGYQCGLCRLPLPSLASLQAHLLVSWTHSTGCNRLYSDMIRLCPSPPAPLVHVSEEPSPSSPSHVHNNQQDQEADRACHLYAVPNDLEAKLGSLRGRCTDHLQADFVRNVSSQASNNSPGSHQGYQGSEGNQCALCQLPFPSLACLQAHLLDSWEDRKRRRDNDVSSRGAPRSPSLHPSFSTLSRGDESYQAGPSLMRPMDNLQSYLPQPYCSQPSHSTLSWGEESHQAGPSKRHRELEATRQGYPGPNCTARRRTTCKTKCKMLQRKALVYPHEVGPSDMPRARPTM, encoded by the exons ATGACATCCAAACTTTTTCAATCCCCCATCCTTCACCAAGAAATGGATCTACCAAGTG TGTATTTTGATGAGGTATTTAGTATTCAGGAGCATGACCAGCAGTCTGGCAGGGCCAAATGGCGCTACTCCATACCCGATGACCCTGAGGCAAACCTGGGAGGCACCTCCAGAGTCCCCGACCACCTCCAGGCTGGTTTCCTCTACCGTGTCTCCGTCCACCAGGACCTGACTGAGGGAACAGACGACCAGGGCTTCCAGGGCTACCAATGTGGCCTGTGTCGGCTGCCCCTCCCCAGccttgcttccctccaggcccacCTCTTGGTCAGCTGGACCCACAGCACAGGCTGTAACCGCCTCTACAGTGACATGATCAGGCTGTGTCCGTCTCCTCCTGCTCCGTTGGTGCATGTATCTGAGGAGCCATCACCATCTTCCCCCAGCCATGTCCACAATAACCAGCAGGACCAGGAGGCTGATAGGGCCTGTCATCTCTACGCCGTCCCCAATGACCTTGAGGCGAAACTGGGATCGCTTCGAGGCAGATGCACTGACCACCTCCAGGCCGACTTCGTCCGCAATGTCTCCAGCCAG GCCTCCAATAACAGTCCAGGCTCCCACCAGGGCTACCAGGGCTCTGAGGGCAACCAGTGTGCCCTGTGTCAGCTGCCCTTCCCAAGCCTGGCCTGCCTCCAGGCCCACCTTCTAGACAgctgggaagacag aaagagaaggagagacaacgACGTGAGCTCGAGAGGGGCCCCCAGGAGCCCCAGTCTCCACCCCAGCTTTAGCACTCTGTCTCGGGGAGACGAGAGCTACCAGGCTGGCCCCTCCTTGATGAGACCCATGGATAACCTCCAGAGCTACCTCCCTCAGCCCTACTGTTCCCAGCCCAGCCACAGTACTCTGTCTTGGGGGGAGGAGAGCCATCAGGCGGGCCCCagcaagagacacagagagctggAAGCCACCAGACAGGGATACCCTGGACCCAACTGCACGGCACGCAGGAGAACGACATGCAAGACAAAGTGCAAGATGCTACAGAGGAAAGCCCTTGTGTATCCTCATGAAGTTGGCCCCAGCGATATGCCCAGGGCTAGACCTACTATGTGA